The nucleotide sequence AAGTCATGGAGAACCGAACACTTAGCACGAGactgtaagtccaagtgggtcatggaagaccgaatacttgacacaagtgaaagtccaagtggatcataaaGGACCTGATATTTGGCACGAGAtggaaagttcaagtaggtcaaatgtTGACCAAACATTTGATAAATAAGTCTTGGCATATCAAGATTGATCAGATGCTAGACAATAagaagttccaacaggtcacggatTGGTGAGAAGAATCCATTAATTGACTTAAAGCAATCAAGCTTAAACTGATTGAGAGCTTTTTCATGAGAGAATAGAAACTCTTGAAATCGTTTGAGACAATCGATTCAGATTTCACCAATCAATTGACTAATCAATTGAAGGCTTTTTGCGagagaataaaaaaaatcttgGAATCAATTGAAACAATGcttcaccgatcgattggaggtattTTCACGAGAGAACAAAAAGCCTCAGAATCGATTGAGACAATCAATTAGAGgctaactaatcgattgatatgatTCACCAATTGATTGGTATGACAAAAAAAAGTTGTTCTGTAAATTCTGAATGGTTGAGCTAACGTGATAATTAATTGAGATGAGGTCAATTGATTAGGAGATGTTTTTCAACTCGAAAGATATCCTAGAAAAGAGGATTTCATGGAGTTTCTTCGGAGCCAATTTTTGGGAAGTTTGAAAAGAAATGTTGCTGTATTCTAATCGATTAGCATTTTCAAGTAAAAAGATAGGAAGTTACAAAAGATTTTATTattgtaaaatcatttttgatttTCTTTGTATTCCCATACTAGATTATTTGATATCGAACTAGGCTCCTACCGCTGCAAAAGGAATTTTACATGCTATTTGCATGCTCCATTAAAAAAaacgaaatagaaaaataaatattgaaTGCAATTTAATTGCACATGCATATGGTGGACCACGTTGGTGATGCATGCATCATGGACAAAGTAATCAATCAAGATTATCAcactaattaaaaatttattatcttAAGATTCTGACTCCAAATAAGACAAGCAACATCCCTTTCATCCTCTCCATCCCCCATCAACTCCATCCACCATCCTCACCTCTTCCTCCTTATCAACCATCTCAATCTCCTTCTCCATCACCAACACTTTTCGACTAGGTGGCCAGTCGAGCGGCATCCATCGAGCTTAAATTGTTGGAACTCACACGGCTTGGCTTACCATACGATGGGCCGCGCCCCGTGTTGCGACAAGGCCACCGTGAAGAGAGGCCCTTGGTCGCCGGAGGAGGATGAGAAGCTCAAGTCCTACATCGACCAGCACGGCACTGGGGATAACTGGATCGCCCTCCCCAAAAAGATTGGTAAGTGATTAGTTAATTCCTGTTGTTAATCAATCCATAATGGTGTGTTTAAATAGTTGGTTAACCAATTTGTTGCTACAATGATGTGATTAGGCCTGAAAAGGTGCGGCAAGAGCTGCCGGCTCCGGTGGCTGAACTATCTCCGGCCGAACTTGAAGCACGGCCACTTCTCCGAGGAGGAAGACAACATCATCTCCACCCTCTTCATCAGCATCGGCAGCAGGTGATCAATGATTAATTAAGCTTTAGTTAAGATTAATTAACTTAGTGGATTAGTCGAATTATGGCAATTAACTTAGTAATTAGTCGAAGGATTATGACAAAATTAACATATGTTAGACACATGACTTCTAGTTAAAAAGTTCATATATATTAACTCCTTGTTTTTTTTATTCGATTTAGATTAACATTTTGTTAGTATGCTATGCATCTTAATTAATCCTCCTAATACAATTTTTTTCATGAAAAATGTttagaatttcattttttaaaagatatatattttttaatagatgGTCAATTATTGCAACGCAATTACCGGGAAGAACAGACAACGAGATCAAGAACTACTGGAACACGAAGTTGAAGAAGAAGCTCTTCGGAAAGAACATTAATTCTGATCagccgaagaagaagaaactttCCACTCTTGTCGGTGCCACACTCGACGGCTGCCAATCTCGGTCAGAAAGCCAAGAAGTCCGAGCTCCGGTGATGGCTCCGGCTGCCGGCGAAGACACCACTGTCAGTACTAATTATTCATCAGGATCCTCTTCCACATACGGACTCACGGGGGAGCTGGACGAGCTCTTCCAGTTCAGCACGATCAAGTTGGAGGAGATGGACTGGCTTTTCGGAGCGGCAGCGGCAGCCGTGGGCGAGAGTTCATCGGCGGTGATGGCGCCGGTGAGCTGCGGCGAGCGTGGTCCGGTTGACACTGGCGGGACCAGCGCAAGTGCGTGGCCGTGTGATAATGTAATTAATGGAGGTTTTTACATTTAATTGTGTGTGTAAATAATGACCGCTGTTGATTTTCTCGGAGGAACTCGGACAATGAGAAATATTATCCGGTTTGTAATTTgtgatattttatatttatttcacatttcttttttttctttatatatatatatatattattaaaaatatgtcCCATTACTATTTTGATAaagcttaaaataaaattaagttaataatattttttttacttcgaaaataattttaagatttattaataatttttataaacgaCATCAATCAGGGATCTAGAGTTTAACATTCAGCAGCAgtgtattattaaaaaattttctcattaatcaattagtgatctagagttcgatt is from Zingiber officinale cultivar Zhangliang chromosome 7B, Zo_v1.1, whole genome shotgun sequence and encodes:
- the LOC122004023 gene encoding transcription factor MYB36-like translates to MGRAPCCDKATVKRGPWSPEEDEKLKSYIDQHGTGDNWIALPKKIGLKRCGKSCRLRWLNYLRPNLKHGHFSEEEDNIISTLFISIGSRWSIIATQLPGRTDNEIKNYWNTKLKKKLFGKNINSDQPKKKKLSTLVGATLDGCQSRSESQEVRAPVMAPAAGEDTTVSTNYSSGSSSTYGLTGELDELFQFSTIKLEEMDWLFGAAAAAVGESSSAVMAPVSCGERGPVDTGGTSASAWPCDNVINGGFYI